In Thermoanaerobacterium xylanolyticum LX-11, the genomic window GGAACACTGTTGGTGTCGTCAAATATGGCGGATTTATCAGCGGCATTAAAGGTGAGACCTATAAAATTTGAAGACAAAGGCGTGAAGTCTGTATCTAAGAGAGTGACCAACATAAATGAACATTTGGAAAAGCCTATAGATATAGAGGAATTTATTAACCTTATAATGGACGATATAAGGCTAACTACAGGCGGAAGTGGCCTTTACGAATTTACAGACGAAAATATACGAAATATAGAAAAGCTGAGAGATGAGAAGTACAATACTTGGGAATGGAATTTTGGCATGTCTCCAGACTATAATTTAAAAAATGAAAAGAAATTTTCAGGCGGCACGGTAGAAGTGGATTTAAACGTGTCTGATGGGATAATAAGAGACATAAAGATCTACGGAGATTTCTTTGGAAAGAAAGATGTAAAAGATATAGAGGAAATTCTAAAAGGTGTAAAGCATTCTGAAAATGATGTTAAAAATGCGCTTTCATCAATAGACATTGGAGAATATTTTTCAAACATAACATTAGAAAATTTACTTGATGTTATGTTTTAATAGAAAATTATCTTTAAAATATTGAACTATCGCTTAGATGGTGCTAAAATATGGTTAGAGTGAGTTGTCAAATAATTAACCTGATTAAGAATTCTGATTTAAGCAATAATAATTTAGTGAATAGCAATTAAAATTGGAGGTGTACCTTGTGGAATTAGAAGTTAAGGTACCTGTTTTGTCTGATACTATTAATGAGGGCAAAATAACTAAATGGTATATTAGTGAAGGGCAATTTGTTAAAAAAGGAACTTGTTTATGCGATATATCGGTTGGTAAAATGAATTTTGAAGTGTATTCAGAATATGATGGCATAATTTCTAAGATTATTTTTCCTGCCGGTAGTACAGTAAAATCAGGAGATGTCATTTCGTTGATATCAGAATCTGAAGAAGTTCCTCAAAAGTCAATTTTAAACAATGCAGATACAATTTATGATGAAGTGAAGGATTACGATTTGGCTGTCATAGGTGGCGGCCCTGGAGGTTATGTGGCTGCTATAAAAGCTGCAAAAAAAGGTGCAAAAGTGGCACTTTTCGAAAAAGATAAAGTGGGCGGTACTTGTCTTAATAGAGGCTGCATACCCACAAAAGCTTATGCAAGAGTTGCAGAAGTTTATGACATTATAAAAAGGGCAGATGAATTTGGCCTAAGTGTAGATGTAAAATCATTTGATTACAAAAAAGTGGTTGAAAGAAAGG contains:
- a CDS encoding lipoate--protein ligase, whose product is MIYIYNKSTDPYFNLAAEEYVLKQFNDECFMLWRNRPSIIIGKNQNALAEINLDYVKEHNIPVVRRLSGGGAVFHDLGNVNFTFIVNDDLNGFSDFRRFTQPIIDVLRKLSLNAEFSGRNDITIDGKKISGNAQYYYKNRILHHGTLLVSSNMADLSAALKVRPIKFEDKGVKSVSKRVTNINEHLEKPIDIEEFINLIMDDIRLTTGGSGLYEFTDENIRNIEKLRDEKYNTWEWNFGMSPDYNLKNEKKFSGGTVEVDLNVSDGIIRDIKIYGDFFGKKDVKDIEEILKGVKHSENDVKNALSSIDIGEYFSNITLENLLDVMF